A region from the Lolium perenne isolate Kyuss_39 chromosome 4, Kyuss_2.0, whole genome shotgun sequence genome encodes:
- the LOC127293816 gene encoding B3 domain-containing protein Os03g0619800, translating to MRNPPDERCKSRKFVRQMKSASKVKKQITSYAGSSSSSGDYPTEREGSDECRSGSSNRRGKQVQRERAPISSPSEQFSGHDSSEDESLEPEDYVPQRQKKMDYVFQRKYNLTKVQVEKIDAFVRKIQPTIPVLVVIMNKTNVNQYPDLAILKAYAIKYFPCKSQAITVKLPDKSKDWSCDFRIRPDGNGRNLYLGKFVRDNRVCVGDICIFQPVTNVDARRFMVTVHLFHEASGHHYPVGRNSIGTNHGITPKGFDDITKQHSGRNTYASCQKGSSRGRRNIGKIAAKSTSLEESGDDSPSEDDSFESEDHRAPQGPGYALSLGSCLSGVQYEKVTALIQTIQPETAVFVALMIQRDVQLPSPLLIISEEHAIAHFPHKSASVTLQRPYKTKKWHPRFYMKEDRSEYMLTGHWLDFVCDNSVQEGDICIFVAAKGGRRSKFTVHLLRGETTRSMAGVGGVQGAGSSQAKNNIQEEFSDGENVSSESNMHVVSHQSLESENSGSLLEPPYILPSKSSLSRSEKKIVQAKVQAIQSEVPIYVSIMKKSNIGAIRHHMMVLGSRYAARHLPHKNQTLVLECNGKSWETKMVTSRNRDGRRWFLSGGWSKFARGNRLRIGDICLFERKKNRRELTMKVHIIPARSSASS from the exons ATGAGAAACCCACCAGACGAGCGCTGCAAGAGCAGGAAGTTCGTCAGGCAGATGAAAAGTGCTTCTAAGGTTAAAAAACAAATCACTAGTTATGCCGGTAGTTCAAGCAGTTCAGGTGATTATCCCACTGAGAGAGAAGGGTCAGATGAATGCCGAAGCGGTAGCTCAAACCGTCGTGGAAAGCAAGTACAGAGAGAGAGGGCCCCAATATCTTCTCCATCCGAGCAGTTCTCAG GACACGATTCATCTGAAGATGAGTCTCTGGAACCGGAAGATTATGTCCCACAGCGCCAAAAAAAGATGGATTATGTCTTCCAACGGAAATACAATCTTACAAAAGTACAGGTGGAGAAAATAGACGCATTTGTCCGGAAAATTCAACCTACAATCCCTGTGCTTGTAGTAATAATGAATAAGACCAATGTGAACCAATATCCTGATCTG GCAATACTTAAAGCTTACGCAATCAAATACTTCCCATGCAAATCCCAAGCCATCACAGTTAAGCTGCCAGATAAAAGTAAGGATTGGTCATGCGATTTTCGCATCAGACCTGATGGAAATGGACGGAACCTCTATTTGGGCAAGTTTGTTCGTGATAATCGTGTTTGTGTGGGAGATATCTGCATCTTTCAACCAGTGACAAATGTTGATGCAAGAAGATTCATGGTGACAGTCCACCTCTTTCATGAAGCAAGCGGTCATCATTACCCTGTTGGAAGAAATTCTATTGGCACAAATCATGGTATTACACCAAAAGGCTTTGATGATATTACCAAACAACATTCAGGAAGAAATACATATGCTAGCTGTCAGAAGGGTAGTTCAAGGGGGCGTCGAAATATTGGAAAAATTGCAGCAAAATCCACTTCACTTGAGGAATCAG GAGACGACAGTCCTTCAGAAGACGATTCTTTTGAGTCCGAGGATCATCGGGCACCCCAAGGACCTGGATATGCGTTATCACTTGGGAGTTGCCTATCTGGAGTACAATATGAGAAAGTGACTGCACTTATCCAGACAATTCAACCAGAAACTGCTGTATTTGTTGCTCTCATGATTCAGCGTGATGTTCAACTACCAAGTCCTCTACTG ATCATCTCCGAGGAACATGCTATTGCACACTTTCCGCATAAAAGTGCATCTGTCACTCTTCAGAGACCGTACAAGACCAAGAAATGGCATCCCAGATTCTACATGAAAGAAGATAGAAGCGAGTACATGCTTACAGGGCATTGGTTAGACTTTGTCTGTGACAACAGTGTGCAGGAGGGAGACATTTGTATCTTTGTAGCAGCAAAAGGTGGGAGAAGATCCAAGTTTACAGTCCATCTACTTCGCGGAGAAACAACTCGTTCGATGGCTGGGGTTGGTGGTGTTCAAGGGGCTGGCTCAAGCCAAGCTAAGAATAATATTCAGGAGGAATTTTCTGATG GAGAAAACGTTTCCTCAGAAAGTAACATGCATGTAGTTTCTCATCAGTCTCTAGAGAGTGAAAACTCTGGTAGTCTTTTGGAGCCTCCTTACATTCTACCATCCAAGAGCAGTCTATCTCGATCTGAGAAGAAGATTGTCCAAGCGAAAGTCCAAGCGATCCAATCTGAAGTTCCCATTTACGTTTCAATCATGAAAAAGAGCAACATTGGTGCCATTAGGCACCACATGATG GTATTGGGTTCGCGGTATGCTGCTAGACATCTTCCTCACAAAAACCAAACGCTGGTGCTCGAGTGCAATGGCAAGTCATGGGAAACCAAGATGGTGACGAGTCGGAACCGCGATGGTAGAAGGTGGTTTCTCAGTGGAGGCTGGTCCAAATTTGCACGTGGCAACCGTCTGCGGATCGGTGACATTTGTCTGTTTGAACGGAAGAAGAACAGGAGGGAGCTTACCATGAAGGTCCATATCATTCCAGCAAGAAGCAGTGCTAGTTCGTAG